In Borreliella afzelii, the following are encoded in one genomic region:
- a CDS encoding DUF759 family protein: MSDKFTIKFRGVLDHAATKKAIEQDITKMEKYLKPKKSSLGSTKDIVKSNLSYKKKELNKQSKFESLRERVEKYRLTQTKKLMKQGMGFEKARKEAFKRSLMSDRDKRRLEYKELAKESKARNKMIAASQGKGLVAKIAIGSALGTVIGNAMSKVGGGLVGFLYGFMKKSIEDKAKQDKLKQLNSVVFKKNERTKIWGALEGMKGFERELEKEDLLRTASVLRGDLRELGLANEDNVVNAAKLSALLRSTGLASDNESAVNVVSQLLKGNATEAFDMLKPIDDFGKKYLEAMKDKWELMTKEGGKLKLRPEKILELIRDISSLKITGHSSEVNKAKSDLANIEQTLQDLTNNVLRPIISTVSTGINFVKNIFSGGFTISGFISKIGTSMTDAIKSAFSGFTIQGIIDKVRAFLPKWMGGTGNVTENVPIKDTTPKADSTPNSDDTNKVK, translated from the coding sequence ATGAGCGACAAATTCACCATTAAATTTAGGGGTGTTCTTGATCATGCAGCAACAAAAAAGGCTATTGAGCAAGATATTACCAAAATGGAAAAATATCTTAAACCTAAAAAATCTAGTTTGGGTAGTACTAAAGATATTGTAAAAAGTAATTTGTCGTATAAGAAAAAAGAACTAAACAAACAATCTAAATTTGAAAGCTTAAGAGAACGTGTTGAGAAATACAGACTTACACAAACTAAAAAGCTTATGAAACAAGGCATGGGTTTTGAAAAAGCTAGAAAAGAGGCTTTTAAAAGATCTTTAATGTCGGATAGAGATAAAAGGCGCCTTGAGTATAAAGAACTTGCAAAAGAATCAAAAGCAAGAAATAAAATGATAGCGGCCTCTCAAGGAAAAGGACTTGTTGCCAAAATTGCAATAGGTAGTGCTCTAGGAACTGTTATTGGCAACGCTATGAGTAAAGTTGGAGGCGGACTTGTTGGTTTTTTATATGGTTTTATGAAAAAATCAATTGAAGATAAAGCAAAACAAGACAAATTAAAACAACTCAATAGCGTGGTTTTTAAGAAAAATGAACGCACTAAAATTTGGGGCGCTCTTGAGGGGATGAAAGGATTTGAGCGCGAATTAGAAAAAGAAGACTTGTTGCGAACAGCAAGTGTACTTAGAGGCGATCTCAGAGAATTGGGACTTGCTAATGAAGATAATGTAGTAAATGCAGCAAAACTTTCAGCTTTACTAAGAAGCACTGGGCTTGCTAGTGATAATGAAAGCGCTGTTAATGTTGTTAGCCAATTACTTAAAGGAAACGCAACAGAAGCTTTTGATATGTTAAAACCGATAGACGACTTTGGGAAAAAATATCTAGAAGCTATGAAAGACAAGTGGGAACTCATGACTAAAGAAGGGGGCAAGCTAAAATTAAGACCAGAGAAGATTTTAGAATTAATAAGAGACATATCATCTTTAAAGATTACGGGACATTCTAGTGAAGTTAATAAAGCTAAAAGTGATTTAGCTAATATAGAGCAAACTCTTCAAGACTTAACCAATAATGTTTTGCGACCAATAATCAGCACTGTTTCCACGGGTATTAATTTTGTTAAAAACATTTTTAGCGGCGGCTTTACAATAAGCGGATTCATAAGCAAAATAGGTACTTCAATGACAGATGCTATTAAGAGTGCTTTTTCGGGCTTTACGATACAGGGTATTATTGATAAAGTACGCGCATTTTTACCCAAGTGGATGGGTGGTACAGGAAACGTTACGGAAAACGTACCTATTAAAGATACAACACCCAAAGCTGATTCTACCCCTAATTCTGATGATACAAATAAGGTAAAGTGA